Within the Aspergillus luchuensis IFO 4308 DNA, chromosome 5, nearly complete sequence genome, the region CCTGGCGTATCATACGTGGGACCAAGGGTCAGAATCCCGCTGGCAAGTGGTTGGTGCTGGGGCCCTATGGATTGTGCTGAGTGCCGTCGCCGTCTCCCATGCAGTTTTCGTTCAACAACGCTGGAGTGCTGGACGCCCCGCCGTAACCATACGTCCTTTTCATGAGCTGCTTCGCATGGACATTACAGTCTCGTCCCATTGGCACATCCGGCCGGGGCAGTACGTATACCTCTGGTTGCCTCACGCAGGATTTTGCTCGTGCTTCCAACTCCAGCCCCTCTATGTCGCTTACTGGGATGATGCGCCCGGACCGCGCATCCTGTACGTTCTGACCCGACCTCGAGCCTCCAGCCTCAGTACACGACTCTATCTCCGCGAATGGCTACACCAGCGTCGACAGCCCGCACTGTTGCTGGGGCCATACGGCCCATCGATCGACTTTTCTCCGTTTGGGACGATCGTGTTCATCGTAGAGGACACTGGCATTTTGCGAGTGCTTCCCTATATCCGCATGCTCGTCCAGGCGAGCGAGCAGCGGAGGGCAATGGTACGCAAGTTGAAAATCGTCTGGCAGATGCAAGACTTTGGTATGGCCGTCTCTCCATGCACTGTCCGAATCCGCAGAGATCCTAATGAATCCTAGACCACCAATGCTGGCTGGGCGATTGGATGCAGGACCTCTTGGACCTCGACCGCGGTGAATTCAAGGTAGGTGATAAACCCTCTGCAGCCATCAATAACGCTGCCCTGACTCCAATAGATTCTTGAATTTCGTCTGTATTACCTTACAAAGAGGACATCCGCTAACCCCGGTGATGGGTTCGGAGAACGGATTAAACTGTGTCAAGGGCCACTGATGGCGAGAGAAATCGCCCAAGGTCACCTGAGCAAGCGCCGTGGGAAGCTAGCTGTCGGTGGTAGGTTTACTTCCCACCCGATCGATTCATCCGTCAACCTACAACGGCTGTGTGATGAGAGCGCTTCTGACAGACCGTGTTGGACGTGCGACTGATGACTAATCTTGGTCCACCCTAGTGTGCGCCGGTCAGTCAATTCGCCAACCGGTCCAGGATGTCGTCCAGCCTCGGACGGGGCCGGATATCAAACTCTTTGACCTCGACCTCGAGCCAGATCATGTCTGGGAGGCTCCTTGTCGCAACAAGAACACCGCCACTGTCCCGGCCTCAAGTGATTCTCAGCAGTTGGTTGCCTCTCGCATAATTGAAGGTTATCGAGAATAACGTGAGTTTCAGCATGCCTAGGACATAACGATTCTCTTTACGCGCAGCCGATCCCATGCGGCAGTGACATTCATCGCTGCTTCTCGTCTTCTCTCTACAGTCCGATTTCTACACGCTCAACACAGACCGTCACGGATAAATTACCTCCTTCATTGGTTGGTGAACGGTCCATTCGATTGCGGggcttcccccccccccccccccctccccctttcctcGGTAAGCCTTTTATGCTGGCACATCTATTGTGCCGCCGCGAAGAGATCCCCCAAGGATACCCTGTGGAGTCCTGCCAATGCTTACCATGACCGGTCGAAGAGCTACGACCGCTACAGTGCTCATATCGTGATCGTTTGACACTGCTCTGTTCTGGCAGGTTGTTGCGTATGACATTGCACGTGCAGTCCTCGGCTGTCATTGAGCAGCTTTGGAGCATGCGATGGCGACCGCGCAAGGGTACCCAACCGGAGCCGTGTCCGATCGCTGTCGTTGAATGCTACATGCTAGATCAGCTGGAGCCTGGAGAGCATATACAATTGCTTTCCCTGTGTTGGGTTGCCTCGAAGACTCCATGCATTCAATCCATAttgccgccaccaccagtaCCATCCGTTAGTTGAGGGTGCGGTCTGAAGACCGACGACACCGCCGTCGGAGCAGCCCTCCCCAATTTCGAGATCCGTCGCTTGGTGATTATGCCTTAGATTGTCGAGCAGGATCAGAAGTTTGTCTCTTGAAGGCATGCGGTGCTATCGACTAGTATCGAGTTGTCCTATCGGCAGGTGGCTGACCTCGAACTTCCCCGTGAGGGGCAGTTGGAGATAACGATGGTTCCTCTGCTTACGACAATTTCCCAGCTTAGCTTTTATACCCTTCATGTTGCCCAGTTGGCCTCACAGGGCATCGGCATGATTTGATCAACATTCCACCATTCTTGGCCCGCAGTTTGACCCAGGGTTACGATAGACGGGGAGAAATCTGAAGCCCCTTTAAAGCGGACTAGTGTGACAGTTCCAAACGAGATAAGGCGTACACGCGCGCTACAGGCAATACTCCAGTACCGAGTCCGTGGCCGCCTCACGCACAAACCTTCCACACAAGTACCATATTTTCTACAAGAGCGTGTGTTTTTTTAACACTGTGAAAATCGCAAGGCTTCAGCTGCTCATTGAGAGGCTCTTACGGGAAGAAGATTTAGGAGAGACACCGTCCGTGAAAAGATTCATCATCTTGTCCGCAGACCACAccccgaagaagagataaagATGTGCCTGATATGGAGACGAACAACTTGCAGCGCAGCGACGAGACATTGCCCTGCGAATATGAGGCCGTAGCCGTTGACTGTTACTTGTGTTCTTCTTATGGGGTTCCCGAGTTCTGGACCTAGAATGGGCCCAGCATCCTATCTCCGCTTACGCATCCCGAGGATGTTTTTCGACACGTCTCTGTCAAGCTGTCGGCCCTCATTGATTGGTTGGTAATGCACCTTACGGTCGTCCATAAACACACGTTGAAACCAGCCACCAACTCTCCGTTCTTCCTTTTGTGCGTGAAGTGCGCCCTCGACAACCTCGGACATTGTCGTAAGCAGATCTGGGAAATCATACGTCCATACATGCGGACCATCGACCATGCGGATGATTGGCTTCGGGTGTTCATGTGGACAAGAGATGAGTGAGATCCTAATACTCTATGCAGGATGGTAGCGTTTTCCCGGACAAACCCAATAGATGCTAGACAACTCCTGGACTCAGAGCGTCTTGTTGAAAACACCCCTTGCGGGGTTCGTATGACGATCATACTGGGTTCTTCTTTAGCATGCGTTCAGAGGTCGGAGGGCCGCATTTAATAGCTTGTGATGTTGTATGGGTTTATTGTTTTCCTGCTTTATGATATTTATCTGTGTCGTTGCCATGGACGTCACCCGAATTCTCACCATGCGACAACTCAAGTCAGGGAATCCAGCCTCAATTGTTCTGGTTTGCAGGAAGGCAAGATAACCCGACTGCACATAGTTTGACTAGTCCCTAGTTGGTCACCGTTGAGTGCCACAAGGATTGGCGAGGTTACACTCGGCCTTTGGTCTGCCCATGCCTAGGACCGTGGCCTCAATGTTACCTTCAACTTCGGGCTTGCATTGGGTGAACCGGTTCGGGCAGGGTTGGTGCGTGGTGTCATCTTGATTTTAAGTCAACGAGACAGCCAACCTTTATAAAGTGCCATGTGCGTCCTACGCTGGGGCCTCTCGCCTTCGCGATATGCACATATCTCACAGAAATCCCATTCCTCCCGGCGTCACTCATATCCTCAGCGAACAATGAAAGCCCACCTGCCACGACTGAACGAGCTCCGAAAAGTACTGTCATCGGCAGGAAACAAGCCGCATCCAGGTATCAGGCCAGATGCCTCACGCCCGACGGAATCGGATCCGCCCGACGACTGGAGACCGAACTCCCAGGCCGTCTTGGACGAGCGTATGCTAACCGAGGAAAACGACGAAAGTGAGAGAGATGGCGCACAGGAGGTCGACAGCGGGGTCACAATTGGGCCTCCTGAGAGTCCACCTGACGTGGCGAATAGAAAGATTCTCATGTCATTGATCTGCGAGTATGTCCCGTCCTATTGATGTCCCAATCCCGGCTGCCATTCACCCTCGAACGGTGCTGATCTGTACTTTCAAGTCTCGAAACCAGAGTCCGGTAAGGTTATCTTCATTACACTACCAAGCAACATTCTACGGGACCTCGAGCTGACGGAGAGCTATAGAAAGCTGGAGGAACAAGTGGCGGATCAAAACCAGGAAAATCACCGCCTGCACAGGAGAGTGAGTAGCACCTATGAGAGTGTCCCGACCTCTCACACCAAATCCCGTCGCTCAGCTCGGTACAAGGAGATGGAGTCGGAATGAACATCGCCGGGCGGAGAAGGGAACGGAACGTTTCTCATGCCAGGCTGGGAGGGGACCAATGGCACAAGGTCTGAGTTACATCGCCTAGAACCACTGTTTTTCACCGGGCTTGTCCGGCCGGAATTAAGATCTGCTCGATTCTAGAGTATATAGCTATTTTCAATTAAGAGTGAATGTTTGTGGTGGCTGTAGTAGAGCGAGGGCAACCTGGTCTGTCGATCCCAAGATAAAGGAATACGTTGTGTACGGAGTAAACAAACTTCCACCCCGTAGTTGCATTTGATCGTCGGTGGCGTTGGTGGTTGAACGAATCAGCCGCACAGGTGATCATTTAGACTCCAGCGGTTCGGTGAAGTGGGTCTCCATCATGTCCGCCAGACAAAGACGTGAGGATGTGTCACGGACGTGTGTCGCGCCCCTCACGCCTGCTGGTACTATCCCCAGCGTTTGAGCCCATCGAAGCTCCACTGTGAGATCAGTTAATATGTCGAAGGTGATCGGCACAGCCTGGTGTGACGTCGGAGGCAGATCACGTTCGTCGCTGCCTCGCGACGTCCACGTTCGATGGCCAGGTCACCATGGCGACAACGTCGTAGGCGTTTTATGTTTCCAAGTCAAaaaaattactttttattagttTGCGCCAAAGAGTGCATTGCGAgtgttctcttcatcttccccgaTACCACCAAGCCTCGCAGTGGTTAACGATGTGGACTCCTGCCCTCGGACTAGCTGACTCAGCAAGCGATCGGTTTAGCGCTAGTTAACGTAATCAACGGTCGGGCGGGACACACGGTCAGGCGGGACACCCTGTTATCCCATATAAAAGATGACTTTTTGgttctattatatatcaaCCAACACTACTTCTAAGAAGTTCTAACTTTGTATATagactatatatataacaataAATGTCCtatgattttttaaaattttctaaaatacttatatatatagttagatcagatttttatataatacaaatATAATACAGGTATCGTAATATGATTAGTTAATAACTGTAATTATACTGATTTTTGAAggatatatagatattttttatattatttagaatctATATAGAACAAATCTAATCCTTCTAGACTTTGGTAGTTGAGATATATTGTGTTTAGAAAagtatcttttatatagtattaccaGATGTCCCGCCTGACCGTGTGTCCCGCCCGACCGTTGATTACGTTATTTAACCTGGCGGGGGCAAGCAGCCAGACAAACGTATGGCCAATTGGCCATGACGCCAAGTAACGTGATCACGCGTTTGCACACAGCCACACATTATGCTTTCCCGTATTTTTCCAAACTAGTTGCACATGG harbors:
- a CDS encoding NADPH oxidase family protein (COG:S;~EggNog:ENOG410Q1BA;~InterPro:IPR039261;~TransMembrane:6 (i42-63o75-95i107-126o138-157i169-186o192-216i)), whose translation is MLAYQLGRWTVQSHIAASIGRRLGRELPWLLQAIDIATTLEVILVGVLLGANIVLLLVSAHGWADVQQRAAKLAVLNLLLLSTGLTFGLPAHLLGISRSAVGWSHRWVGRVMAAHSLLHGAIAIARAENPIASLRHDWVPLLAAAAVLLMIPVTLHTVVRQHCQVAMKIHYSLAITAMVALAYHTWDQGSESRWQVVGAGALWIVLSAVAVSHAVFVQQRWSAGRPAVTIRPFHELLRMDITVSSHWHIRPGQYVYLWLPHAGFCSCFQLQPLYVAYWDDAPGPRILYVLTRPRASSLSTRLYLREWLHQRRQPALLLGPYGPSIDFSPFGTIVFIVEDTGILRVLPYIRMLVQASEQRRAMVRKLKIVWQMQDFDHQCWLGDWMQDLLDLDRGEFKILEFRLYYLTKRTSANPGDGFGERIKLCQGPLMAREIAQGHLSKRRGKLAVGVCAGQSIRQPVQDVVQPRTGPDIKLFDLDLEPDHVWEAPCRNKNTATVPASSDSQHMPRT